The genomic interval TTTTTCCTCTCTCATCAGCATTTTCGTATCACAAGACATATTAAATTTTAACTGCTGTGTTAAGCAGGTTTTAAGGAAAGGGAATATTTTAtcatttatgaaacaaataataatCTCACAATTCTTTCTCTGGATCATATATTCATTCTCTATAGAAGTCGACTGAAAACACAAGTGGTTTTCTcacttaacacattgactgccacacGTCCACAGTGTTGACTGTTTCACCATCTGGTCAGGATGTCAGATGTGAGGTTCTGCTGTGGCTGCCACCTGGTAAACGGCATCAAATGTACGCTCTGCTGTGGGCACCAGCAGCCTCCTGGCAGTCAACGTGTTAAATACTAactatttattttcccaaaactggTTGGAATCTGTGTATGTATCTTTCTATATAGCCACAATGTCCTTGATACTGTCATCAAATAAACTGCTTGCAGCAAAATATATTTCCTCTATCTCCCTTTATGTACGTACACAATAATGTAAGCACCTGCTCCCCACTCCATTTTGTGTGTATTAAACCGCCATCGTATGTCATGTCATGAAGTAGCTATGGCATTGTGAGGTAGATTGACAAAGGAGACATCTAAACTGCAAAGACTATTTACTGTGATTCCTCGTGCAGATGTATTGTAGTAGCTCTACAGATACAGTCTGTAGTTTCTTCAGAAAGTGAAAGAGGTTGTCAAAATTTTTTGGGGACAGTTCCTTCAGATCAGTAGTCGAGAGATATACATGTAACTCCATGTTTTGCCCTGAATCATCTCATCTCAAACAGAATCTTTTAACTCTATTCTGAAGAATAGAGTTATGTGACAATAATAGCATATGGCCAGACAGGCTCTGGGAAAACATATTCAATGGGCACTTATCAGCATGTGTCAAAAAATGAAATGGGTGTCATACCATAGCAATTAAAACATCTTTAAAAGGAATGAAGAAACAGAATGACTGGCAATTTAGAGAAAATTTACCTTTCATGGGGCTCTTCCAAGAATCATATTTAGATTTTGTGGCTCCCACTCACTGTGCTGTTGATGTTAGGGAAGCTGGAAGTACCATAAACATTAAGTGCAAGTGATGGACTTTGAAGGAACTGTTACAGTCCCAGTCAGGGGTCTTTATGTGAAACAACTGGAGTGAGAGTAATGAATGCACATTCAGGCAAGAGTCATGCAATTTTCACCAGAAGCATTGATCAACTACACAGTGACAATATGTGGTAGGTCAATTGCCAGAAAGGTTTAATGTTTCAGTAAAATCTGGCAAACAACTGTCAACAAATTGCTTTTCAAGAATGATATGGTAGTGTATAAAATACTAGCTAAATTTTCATATGACTGTTGTACGTTTAATTTAAGGAAACTATAACAGAAGCATGAAAAGAAAATGTTATACAAGATTTCATAACAGAAATATATTACATTGATGACTGTATGGTCAATATCATTGAATGtccaaataattaaataaatctgGGAATCTACTGGTGCCAAAATTTCTAAATAGAGAAGACATTTAGGCTTCAGATTATAGTAAACGTCTTAATAACATACATCCCCACAAACAGTAACCACACAATTTAGAGAGTATGAGCTAGTCACACTGCTTTTCAACAGTTGTGTCAGATCCTGCACAATAAGAGGACAGGAATGTAAGAATATCTCGACAAGACTTTGATGTTATGGTTGGGGTCTACCACTCACAGCCACAGGGCTTTTTATTTCCACACATTGTTATCTGAAGCAATATTTAAACATTATTTCCACAGCAGTAACACAGATCACTAACATTAACCGCAATGTCAGTATGCTCAAGTGTGGATAATCTGTTCACATCACATGTGGGGCACTTAGTTTCAATTTTGCTTATGAATGACTGACATTAAGCTCTTTGTTTTGCTTACACTCAAACctacagatgtcagacactcaggttGGTACCAAACACTGTATGTCGATAGACTATCAACGAAAATTGATTTAGGTCATACTATGTGCTGTTGACCAGCAGaacgggcgtaaacgttaattaaaagaagAACTAAGGggcacaggaaaagcataactgtgagGAACTAGTACGTACAGCTCCTGTGTAAAAGTAGTCAGAGCGTTAAATCATCATACCAGTGCTCCTAGGTTTATATCCCAATAAAGacaatttttttactttattatgcGCAAAAGTGTTATATGGGGCTATTAATACTTCCACAAGTGTGACGCAATAGCTGGTTTATCACAAATGTTGTCTGTTCAGTCGCACATGTCCGACAGAAAACCACACCTCTCTATGCATATGTACTCtctaggtttgctactttcaacaaaagaagcgaaagcagactgccaaaagaacattgctacaaactccaaaACGTCCTTTCACACGTCAGGAAAATGATCTCCCCTACAACCGTTTCATATGTAAACAGCTGACACAAATTGTCATCTGTGGAATTTCAATACAGAATCTTTGACATGATAACCTGACACTACAAAACTCACTCACACGGGAGCTACAAGATCATCTCTCACTAATATGCTTTTCCGATGTTCTGCAGTTGTGGTGctacttttaattaccatttacgCATTTTCTACTGGATGACAGCACATAGCATGAACTAAATCACTGTTTTGGTTGATAGTCTGTCTACATACAATGTCTGGTACCAAACTGAGTTTGAcacctggaggtttgggtgttagtgCAAAACCAAATTTAATCAGTCACAGTCTGACCAAACTTTGAGGATGTGaaacaagtttaacatttaatgtaaaactAGAGTGTAGTATAGAAGTAATGTCATTACTAGCAaagatctccccctcccccccttcaaaAGTTTAACTCTTTCAGCAAAATCTCTAATGACAACAACAATGGTCTAATGAACAATCCCATCACCTTATACTACTATTTACCCAGTAAAATACTgctttatgtatgtaatttattttcctGTAAATACTGCCAGTgttaaaaaagaaaatcttcatgcttttaaattttttgggtgaaataatgaaaaacaacacaaataaataaaattctgtttatatattttaaaaatgatatgaaaataaataaatagacgtcAATGCATCATGGAACATAAAAATAGCACCCACCAATACAGCTTGCTGCATTAATATACTGATTTCGGACTCAATATTAGAGTCAGTAAACATAGGACTGACAATACGAAAAACTATATCctacacacatatttacaaaatCATTCAGTATCTGATCAGAATACCATTGTCACATCAAGGGTCAGTTTATACACAAcaggaaattaataaaataatatcacaGACATGTTGAATTTATATACAGCGATCCACAGATGCCACTGTAGTAGCTGGCAAGTTACCCAGCTGTTGGTGTTTTCATAGCACAATAAGAAAGTCAACCAAGTTTCATCCCTGATGTTGGTTACGTAAGGTCACCCAGCAGAGATGCAGCAACAGCATGGGCTCCAGCAGCAGCAAATCGCACAAAGGTGTCACCGACAAGAGGTCCTAAAGCGTAAAGACCTGAAGGAGCATGGAGCACTTTGTGAGTGTAAGGATCCACAGCAATTGGATTACGACGTGGATCCATTGGCTTTGTTGAATTACttgtaagttgtgccacaagctcttcagGAATAAATGAGAGATCAGGCCTAGCACCAGTCAGGATAGCAGCAGCACACACTTGGACTCTCTCTCTTTTCCCGTCTGCTCCACGAAGAAGCACTGATCGAACAGCCTGTGAACCTGTCCCTTCCTCAGAGAACTCCAATACAGCAGCATCTGACAGAGCCTGGTACCTAGGATAACAGTGACCTCCATCAGCCATCATTTGACGTACCTGAAAGTAATGAAAGTAAATATTTCACTTTATCTTTGCCTTTACTGAACACACGTTCATCTCTAAGgaaaagcaacaatgaagaaaacaaGTTAGCAAATCACCTGTATGACTGCACCAATTACTTTATGTTGGGTACAACTTCATAAAGTGTCAAGAAGTATATTGTAAAAAAAGAgagcaactgaaatgaaatgtatggGCTGTAAATCAGAAATTCTGTGAAATGAAATTGCCAGCAGAAgcagaagcacacacacacacacacacacacacacacacacacacacacacacacacacacagagagagagagagagagagagagagagagagagagagagagagagagagagagagagagagaccttatgAACTCCGAACTGTTTAATACGAATGCATAAGTACtttaaacatttttctttcttacttttttttagtGAAATAAAGAATAATACTGTATTTTATTCTACGATATTAACTGCTATGCAGTCAATGAATGAAGACAGTAATGAGGATTTATTAATTTAGTCAGGTGTGTATATTTTCTACATGCCATGTATAAATAATTGTTTGAAGTCATGAAATATGATACATGATTTATTGAAAAAGTGGTGACATTTAGAAAACTGATGTACATAGACAAAACTCCTTGTATAATATTTGAATATTGTAGGTgaacagtataataataataataataataataataatgcgtaaCTCAATGCCCTGATTCAAGTCTTAACTTGCATAGCCATAACCTACCCTTATTATATAAATAGGAAGAGGGGACCTAAAGTTTAATGTCAAATCTGAACCAAATGTTGTTCAAGTAACTGTTCACGCAGATTAAAATGCAGACTGAAAAATTCATCATCCAATTGCGATTCAATCCTGGAACCTCTCTGTTTCCATGCATGCATTTTATCACTTTATCACTAGGCAAGCTAACGTTAAAGCAGACCACTAGTTCGTACAAAAATATAAGCATTTCCATTCAAATTTGGAAGAGTGTAACAATAAATACTTAAAAGACTAAAAACactcatttttataaataattgtgccattagtaagtgaaacctATGAGTGTTATAAAACTAGAAACGTGCATGTGGCACAGGCAGAGTGAATTTTTTTGTGGAGACCAGTTTGAAGAACACATTATTTTCACTTGACATTTACTGAGTGAATGAAAGTTAATATAACTGTCAAGGTAACCCTGGCCAAACCATTATGTGGCCAAGGTAAGTATCTAGTCGGGACGGCAAATGGTAACAGGAAGTCTCCTATCTCCTGCTGACATGTGGTGCTGTGTTGGGTGTGGAAGTACACAATAGCACACCAGTTTGTTATACTGAGTTTGTatgacttttgttttttatttaagttAAAGGGGTGAGAAAGGTAAAACTGTAGTAGCCCACTACACTCACAGGCTGTGTGTCACACCTCTGAATCTGATTAAGAATCTCTCTAGCTTTCACAACTTTTTtttgggaatacagaaatacaaaaggtCAGTCTCCACCTAAAAATGATCCAAACAGTTTCCTGCATGTACTGCAAGGTGGATTTTTTTTCAGAAAGCTAGGTAATAAATGAATCCTTGCATTGAACTCTTTATGTACCATTTGATCCTGTCTCCCCCACACCAATTCCTATGTTTCCCATTCACACACCCGGTTTTAGaatcatttcctttatttcattagAACTGTTATCAGGCCCTATTTATTTTTAGTAAGAAGACCTATTTTTATGAGAGTTCATTTTATTAACTTTTCTTTCCCTCGTGTAAGGTATCAGATTCAGTTTCAAGTTGTATTGATTAACACCAACCCCTCATCCCCTGTGTTATTTGTCACATCTCTACATTTAGatcacaacagcagaaaattaaaaccaaTATACACCAAGACTTACCTTATGGTACTCAGGATAGACATTCTCAGGCAGCACATGATCAAACAGAGGTGCATCAAGACGCCTCCGAAACACGTGTAGGACTGGTAGAGAACGGAAGCGGGCAGCTATGACAGCATCAGCAGCACTCAACCCAGCACCTACGATAAGCACAGGGTTTACGCCAGTGCCTATCATACCAGGACAGTCAAGAGCTCGCTCCAAGGAGGCAGCATCATGGAAAACCCATCGCAAGCTGTCTTCACCAGGCACTCCCAATTGATTAGGTACATCATGTGCTCCAGTTGCCAGGACCACTGTCCTGCATTTGTAATTAAATATTGCACGACCATCAGTTGCTTCCACCCTCCACAGCTTGTCAGAACTatcctgaaaatatcaagaaaaacaCTTGCttacacatatttaacaatttTAAATTAAGTTTATACTTCTTCTTATTCTCTTATTACATATTTCACAACTTAAATCATAATCAACGTAAAGAGTCAGCCACAAACACCCCAAATCACACATACATTTGTAAAGACTGCTTACACACCTTGACAGACAAATTAATAGCCAAATGTCATCTACTATATGGGCTTACAGTTTAACAAGTGATGTGAGCAACGGTGTCATCTTGGGTCAACTGAACCTATCCCATACATGATGCCACAATGGTGTTGTGGTACATAGCATGGTGTGTGTGCGAATGGAAGGAACAGAATATGGACAACACTTTTTTGCATATTTATTATTTCTTGGAATGTAGGTTGTTGTGAAAAACTGATCTGTAGTTTAGCTCAAAGTACAGGTTAAGTTgaaaactgaaatttgttttgacttGGCGAAGCCAACAAAGTGAAATTAAAGCCCTAGTTTGTGTGTGATCTGAAACATTGCTCGAGGTCTAGGTTAAACTGAAAGGTGACAGTTCCGTTTTGAGTTTGCAATACCATATTGAAAACTCCTTTTAATCCATTATCTCTTAATATTTCTCCAGGTCCATCACACTTTATGAAAGATCAAGTCCAGATAAGGACACAAAATAACAGTACATTGACCTCAATGTGATTTGAGGAGGAAATACTCAACtcgtgataacaaaaataaacactcCAAATGTCAAAGGTATAGAACATGAAATGGGCTGCCTATCAATGAGATACTTCCTTTTGTttatcttcttttttaaattttagtattcTCACTCATTTCTTCATTACTCTATTCCCAGCCCTAGTTTTGTTGACAACTAATAGAGATGAATGACTACTGAAACTGGTGATACTACATTCTTAGAACTGAAAGTAATACACAAAACTCTGGGAACACACTTAAAGAATCAAATTAAACATACAGCAACCATTTCTGAATCCAAGGATTATTCTCAGTCTTATTTACGCGACTATCAACGactcaggacgtcgttatcaaaagaaagaaaactgaggttctatggatcggagaacggaatgtaagatcccttaatcaggtaggtaggtcagaaaatttaaaaaggcaaatggataggttgaagttagatatagtgggaattagtgaagttcggtgacaggaggaacaagacttctggtcaggtgaatacaggattacaaaaacaaaatcaaataggggtaatgcaggaatacgtttattaatgaataaaaaaataggaatgcgagtaagctactacaatcagcatagttaacacattattgtggccaagacagatatgaAACCCACACTTGCAtcagtagtccaagtttatatgccaactagctttgcagatgacaaagagatttatgaaatgtattatgagataaaagaaattattcagacagtgaagagagacaaaaatttagtagtcacgggtgactggaattcgatagtaggaaagaaggaaatttagtgggtgaatatggaatgggggtaaggaatgaaagaggaaggtgacaggtagaattttgcacagagcataacttaatcacagccaacacttggttcaataatcatgaaagaagattgtatacatggaagaggcctggagatactggaaggttccagatagatttaatagtaagacagatatttagaaaacaggttttaaattgtaagacatttccagggatagatgtggactgaccacaatctattggttatgaactgtagattaaaactgaagaaactgcaagaaggtggga from Schistocerca gregaria isolate iqSchGreg1 chromosome 6, iqSchGreg1.2, whole genome shotgun sequence carries:
- the LOC126278347 gene encoding oxidative stress-induced growth inhibitor 1-like; the protein is MKNNLAPDFTTDNEIYKDVVIVGNGPSAMALSFLLSGNLPYYTGGEHPDEMLTARLRVTSLDVSLLDQDLEFLSQGLEGRSQNPVAVLMDSLARPGADVGLEIDPLIQYRRAPTGRQLPSYIVLGRGPPGGVWRRVDGQVLALSPASWMSLPGVPLEGSGRPPAGRVAQYLAAYPSITGISDNFHSGVDVTHISPPPVADSSDKLWRVEATDGRAIFNYKCRTVVLATGAHDVPNQLGVPGEDSLRWVFHDAASLERALDCPGMIGTGVNPVLIVGAGLSAADAVIAARFRSLPVLHVFRRRLDAPLFDHVLPENVYPEYHKVRQMMADGGHCYPRYQALSDAAVLEFSEEGTGSQAVRSVLLRGADGKRERVQVCAAAILTGARPDLSFIPEELVAQLTSNSTKPMDPRRNPIAVDPYTHKVLHAPSGLYALGPLVGDTFVRFAAAGAHAVAASLLGDLT